GATGATGCTTGTGCCCATAGCTTTGAGGATGAAACCATTACATTAAACAAAGATGACTTGGAAAACCTTTTAGAAGGCACAGAAGAAGGCTTTAGCACCATTTTGTTTAAGTGTGAAAATGGACAAATCAAATTATGGCGCACAGAACCCGATGAAAGCTTTGTGTGGTGATGCTGGAGGCATCATAAGCAAATCTTGACGCCTTGACGGGCGAACATAAGGCTACCCTTTGGGTCAAGGTCTCAAGGGCAACTGTCGCGTCAACACGTTTATTGTGTAGTTTTAGAACCAACTAATGTGTAGCCTGAAATCCCCTGTCTTGTAGCATGAAAACCCTCTAAGTGTAGTCATACGCGCTCAAACCTATTGGTACATATAGTTTTTGGCAGGCCGACAATAAAGACAATAGAAACAAAAATACAATAACAGGGAGTGGTCTTTTTATAAAACTCAAAAAACTCTCCGTTTGATCTTTCAAGAGCCCGCGAAACTTGCCCTTCTTCAATCAACTTCGCTAATCAAGCCACTGAAATCCGTCACAGGTTGGGCGCTCAGGGCTTGAGTTGGCAGACAGTGTTTCAAAACTTGTGGGCGTGAAGCCGGAGCAAATGAAAGACCTTCGGGTTACACCCAGATTGAAGGCAGGGTTTTATTGCTATACATCAGGAGCGATGCATCAGGGCAAGAAAATTTCAATTCCATTGGGCTACCTGAATAATCGCCCCAAAATGAGTGCCAAACAGTTTGGAAAAATCAGGGCTGAGCAACGCGAAAAATACGCCGCCAAGATTGATGGGTTTTCTCTCATAGAAGGGCCAAGCCCTGGAAAACGAAAGAAGGCCCAACCATCTTGATTTTGACGTTTGAGGCCACTGACGTTTTCATTTCTGCGCCGTCGTTGGTTTTAAGCTGGTCAAGGTGTTGGTGAACGGGCTGTTTGATTTTGAAGCAGGTGGAAATATGATTTTTTCGTTCTGCCTCAGAAAAGCAATGCTTTACCTATGCAGGATCAATGGGTTACAAGCACCCTGTTTTACATGACTGCTAGGTTTACAGCAGACTTGACAAGGAATGGCGACTGCCGGGCTCCTTGTTAAGTTGGAAGTTCAGTATCACAGCTTATTTAACAGCTGACTGAAACGCTTATGAGAGAAGAAATCTAGCTATCAATCTTTAGTCTGAACACCTGCTTTTTTTACAGCAGTACTTCGAACTGTTTACATGTGACAAATTGAAAACTCGGACAGTTTTGTTCGAAAAAAAAGAGCTCACCCTCGGGTGAGCAAACGAAGACCAAAACGTTCAGCATGACCGCTTTGTTACAGTGGACTAAGGTTATAGTCAAGGCGATCTTGAAGCCGGGCCAGGCTGGTACAGTTTTTGACGGTTTCTAAATATTGGTCGTAGGTCAGGAAATTTTCATTTTCAATCAAGACTCAGGCTTCATCAGCTAAAGGACGTGCCATGAGACCTAACATGTGCAGCCGACTGAGGCGACGTTCCACCACCGCATCGACGGCTTCGGGGCTATCGGCGACTTCCCAATCGCCAACATAATGATAATCAGCATCATTGCTTCGAGCGGGATCAGGCAACCCTAAAACTTCGAAAACCCGTGTCTCATACCCTTGTGAAGACATGCAAAATGCCCCTCCTTTTCCTCTAAAAATAGCATACACTATAGGGCAACACCGAGGATTAAATTATTCCCTGTAACTACAGTTACTTACTTCTTGTTTTTAATTAAAAAGCCCCATCAGTTTCCTGTGGTGCTTATATTCTCATCACTCGTTCGCATTGCCTCGCCTTCAGCTCTTCAATGCTCACTCCCTCTTGCGAGACGTGCTCCTCGTCAACATGAGAGGGGCGCGGCGCAGCGCGAACGCATTTTTCAGCGAAAATCAACCGGGGGAGGGGGTGAGCTCCCCTACTTCGAGTTTGATTGATTTTAATATCTGAATTTTGTTACAATGACTGCACCAATTGAGATGAAAGAATTTCCAATGCCCATCACGTTGCCACAAAAACTGGAAGATCAAATTCAGGAAAAAGTTTCTTCCGGGGCTTATGCCTCTGTCGAAGAAGTTGTAGAGAAAGGACTGGTTTTGCTCCAGGAACAAGAGGAGTTGCTGGATAGTGTACGGGCAAAAATTCAGGTTGGTGCTGACCAGCTCAAACGGGGTGAAGGCATTGATGGCAAAGAAGTGTTCGCAAAGTTACGTGATAAATACAACTTTTCTGCACAGTAGCTTATGATGCCTCAGTACACGTTTGCCCCAGAGGCAGAAGCGGATTTGGATGAAATTCTTGAATATGTTTTTCAGGAAAACCCTACTGCTGTAGAAAATTTGCTAAATTCATTTGATGAAAAACTCAGTTTGTTAGCTCACAATCCAATGATGGGGGTTCAGCGTGATCGCTTAATGTTGGGATTGCGCGTTTTTAGCGTTGGTAATTTCCTCTTGTGTTATTTCCCTGTTGAAAACGGCGTTGAAGTTGCCCGTATTCTTCACGGCGCACGAGATGTTCACGCTGCTTTTAAGTCAAACTGATAGCTCCCCTAAAAAAAACTTTCTCCCTTTACCTCCTAAAACTTTTCTGTCGAGGCGTTTTGTCTCGCCTTTTTTGCATTTCCGGTAGAATAAACAGGCACCCATTGGCTTTTCGACCTGATGGACCATAGGCTTCTCTAAAAAGCCTTACCCAACACCCATTGACATGGTTACTGTCGAGAGCCTGGAGATGCCAGACACCCGAAAGGCAAAAGTATTGGTCATTGGAACCCCGACTTTCCAATAGGGAAAGTAAAGACACTCCCTCGTGAATGCAAAAAACCAGCTCCAGAAGTAATTGATCTTATATGCTCTGAGCAAAACCTAGATAAGCGGTATTATGTAGCAAACACACCTAAGGTTTTTCTTTTTTATTTCAATGTGTTATGAGTGAGTTCTTTCTCCGAAGAGTGCCTACGTCAATAAACCATTCGGTTTGCCATCGCTTTATATTCAACCAGCTATAAAAACCCAAGGCGGCGTATGTGTAAAAACCGAACATTGAAGCCAGCATTCGGAAGTATGATGGTTTTCTTGCTGAAAACCCCGCTTTCATCATTCTTTCAGGTTTTGCCAATGGTGAGAGGATAATAACTTGGCACTGGTCACTAATTGCTTGATTCTGAGTTATAGCGGTAAAGAGAGCGTCTAGTTCCAATTTTATTTGGGGCTGAAGTAGCTAAGGACTGAAAGAGGTTCTATAATGGCTACGATGTACATCCGAAAAAGTCGTCTGACTTTACGTCAGCAAAGCAAGTTGATTGAGCATTTTGTCGCAGGCAGCACGGCTCGTGCGACTGCTGAAATTGTAGGTATCCAAGCGAACACATCGATCCGCTTCTTCATGCGGCTTCGCCAATTGATTGCCAGCAAGTTGCCGAGCTATCGTTTGCAAGGCGAGATTGAAGCTGATGAAAGTTATTTTGGCGGTGTCCGTAAAGGAAAACGAGGTCGTGGTGCTGGCGGCAAAGTGGCTGTGTTTGGCCTTTTAAAGCGGAGTGGCAAGGTCTATACGGCAATCATTCCCAATGCAAAGACAGAGACGCTGTTACCGATTATTCAGGAGAAGGTCGAGCCTGACAGTATCGTCTAAAGGCTCAATCGGGTAGTTTTCTTCCTCGTATGCGACAATTAGATTTACAAGAGCATTTAACTTGCGCCCTTCTGGTGTATCCTTTTGTGCTCCCCATACTTTTTTAAGTTCGGCAAGAGCGTGTATATATTCATCCGCAGACGAGATTGACAGATCATCAAAAACTTGATCGTTTTCACCATTCCACTCAATGAAAGTGGGAAATGGGTCGTCTTCATTTTCCATAACCATACTTTTTTAGCTTTCGTAGTTTGCGTAAAAGACGCAAGCGCCATTCTGGATCGGTCAAGTTATCGGAGAGAAAAGGTGTGCTACAGCGCCATCTCTCCATTTCCTCTGTTGGTCGTGTGATGATCCTAGCAATTTCATCATCACTGAGCGAAAGAATGCTTTTCCAAGCAGCAACGTATAGAGGTTGCGGTTCAATAGAATTTTCCCATTCACTTACTTTTTGCCGAGCACGCTCCAGTACATCAGACCCCTGCCTAATTTGTCATTCGATACGAAAACCAATCTGATGTATCTGATATCGTCTCAAAAATGGTTGAGCCGGGAACGGTTCTCTATGCAGATGAAAACACCGCCTATGATGCACGCCAACAATCTCAGCAGTCGCTCGGGCAGTGCTGCCGGCGACAAAATGCTCAATAAGCTTGCTTTGCTGACGTGATGTCAGGCGACTTTTTCGAGTGTACATCGTAGCCATTATAGAACCTCTTTCAGTTCTTAGCTACTTCAGCCCCTTAAAAATTTAGTTAGTTGATTGTTTTCACATCATTTTTAAATCGCTGTGCTGAAAACGTTTGACCATGTGAATCCAGCGGATATTAATTGATACGGCGTTTAGGCCGCATCTTGGGCTTCCAGTGTTTTCGCATGTGAAGTTGAAATTTCAATTTTTCGCGGTTTCAGGCTTTGGGGTAATTCACGCACCAAATCCACATTCAACAAGCCATTTTCAAGACTGGCCCCAACGACCTTAACATGATCTGCCAGTTCAAAGCGGCGTTCAAAGGCACGTCGGGCAATCCCACGATGGAGATATTCTTTCAGTTCCCCTTCCTGCTTCTGGGCGGATGCCTCAATCAACAAGCTGTTCTCATTGGCTGTAATTTCAATATCTTCTTCACGAAAGCCTGCAACAGCCAATGAAATACGATAGGAATCTTCACCAGAGACTTCAATATCATAAGGCGGATAGGCATTCGCTGCATTATCCAGACGCGATGCTGTTTCCAGTGCACGCTGCATACGGTCAAAACCAACAGAAGAACGCAATAAGGGGGATAAATCAAAAGTACGCATGTCCATATTCTCCATTGAGCAACATGGTTAAAATAAAAACCTTCTCTTCATGAGCAAGGCCGGTTCATTGCGTAAGTCAATAAGGGTTGTAAGACCCGCTTGGCGGCATCCATTTCTCATTGCTTACAAATGAGAATTAGGCAGGTCCATATTTCAGCGCAAGGGGGCCTTTTGATCTTTTTTAATAACCGTCGCTAAACAGTTCCAGATGCCAGTTCATTTCATCTTCTGTCAGGGAAAACTCCCCATCCGGTGTGGCCTTTCGAATATTCTTAATCGGTATTTTAGCCAATTTAAATTGCAAGCTTTCCGCCAGTGTTGCCTCCAGTCCGGCTTTCCACACCAATGACATGATCCCCTTTGCACTTTGGGCGGTGACAATTTTTTTCACGGAA
This sequence is a window from Terasakiella sp. SH-1. Protein-coding genes within it:
- a CDS encoding type II toxin-antitoxin system ParD family antitoxin, yielding MPITLPQKLEDQIQEKVSSGAYASVEEVVEKGLVLLQEQEELLDSVRAKIQVGADQLKRGEGIDGKEVFAKLRDKYNFSAQ
- a CDS encoding type II toxin-antitoxin system RelE/ParE family toxin → MDEILEYVFQENPTAVENLLNSFDEKLSLLAHNPMMGVQRDRLMLGLRVFSVGNFLLCYFPVENGVEVARILHGARDVHAAFKSN
- a CDS encoding Hsp20 family protein; translation: MRTFDLSPLLRSSVGFDRMQRALETASRLDNAANAYPPYDIEVSGEDSYRISLAVAGFREEDIEITANENSLLIEASAQKQEGELKEYLHRGIARRAFERRFELADHVKVVGASLENGLLNVDLVRELPQSLKPRKIEISTSHAKTLEAQDAA